A window of Flavobacterium flavigenum contains these coding sequences:
- the murC gene encoding UDP-N-acetylmuramate--L-alanine ligase: protein MNLNQIQNVYFIGIGGIGMSALARYFKYIGKKVSGYDKTPSMLTNELIESGIDIHFEDNISLIPSDYYVENTLVIFTPAVPMTHSEWNYFIERQYQVKKRAEVLGIITKGTFSFAVAGTHGKTTTSSILGHILYESGADVTAFVGGIVENYNSNLIGNGKTVTVVEADEFDRSFLHLHPNIACITSMDADHLDIYGTSDAIEASFVEFASKVEDKNNLFITKELPLDGVQCAINEEAVYKAFNVRIEDGSYVFDVQTPSEIIKDLRFGLPGKHNLMNALMAIAMSKTFGTSTDAIVKALASFNGIRRRFSYQIKSENLVYIDDYAHHPTEINAVNQAVRELYPDRKVLAVFQPHLFSRTKDFVDGFAESLSQFDEVFLMDIYPARELPMEGVTSEWLLAKMTNSNKKIVAKEDLLAEIKSNDASVIVTIGAGDIGEMVPSIKAILNENI, encoded by the coding sequence ATGAATTTAAATCAAATACAAAACGTTTATTTTATTGGTATCGGAGGAATCGGAATGAGTGCCCTGGCCCGTTATTTTAAATATATCGGGAAAAAAGTTTCGGGTTATGATAAAACTCCCTCAATGCTTACAAATGAATTGATTGAAAGTGGTATTGATATTCATTTTGAAGATAATATTAGTTTGATTCCATCTGATTATTATGTAGAAAATACGCTGGTGATTTTTACACCGGCAGTTCCTATGACGCATTCAGAGTGGAATTACTTTATTGAAAGACAGTATCAGGTTAAAAAACGTGCAGAAGTTTTAGGTATTATTACTAAAGGAACGTTTAGTTTTGCAGTGGCAGGAACACACGGAAAAACGACTACTTCTAGTATCTTGGGTCATATTTTGTATGAAAGTGGGGCAGATGTTACGGCATTTGTTGGCGGAATTGTTGAGAATTATAATTCAAATCTAATTGGAAACGGAAAAACAGTAACAGTTGTCGAAGCAGATGAATTTGACAGATCGTTTTTACATTTACACCCCAATATTGCTTGCATAACATCGATGGATGCAGATCATTTGGATATTTACGGGACCAGTGATGCTATAGAAGCTTCTTTTGTAGAATTTGCCTCCAAAGTTGAAGATAAAAATAATCTCTTTATTACTAAAGAATTGCCTTTGGATGGAGTTCAGTGTGCGATTAATGAGGAAGCTGTTTACAAGGCCTTTAATGTTAGGATAGAAGATGGAAGTTACGTTTTTGATGTGCAAACACCATCAGAAATTATAAAGGATTTGCGTTTTGGACTGCCAGGGAAGCATAATTTGATGAATGCATTGATGGCTATCGCAATGTCAAAAACTTTTGGAACATCAACAGATGCAATTGTAAAAGCGCTGGCTTCTTTTAACGGAATCAGAAGACGTTTTTCATATCAGATCAAATCTGAAAATTTAGTTTATATAGATGATTATGCGCATCATCCAACAGAGATAAATGCTGTAAATCAAGCGGTTAGGGAGCTGTATCCAGATCGAAAAGTGCTGGCGGTTTTTCAGCCGCATTTATTCAGCAGGACGAAAGATTTTGTTGATGGATTTGCAGAAAGTTTGTCGCAGTTTGACGAAGTCTTTTTAATGGATATATATCCGGCAAGAGAGCTTCCGATGGAAGGGGTTACCTCTGAATGGCTGTTGGCTAAGATGACTAATTCGAATAAAAAAATTGTTGCAAAAGAAGATTTATTAGCCGAAATTAAATCGAATGATGCGTCGGTAATTGTAACAATCGGAGCTGGTGATATTGGAGAGATGGTACCATCAATTAAAGCAATTTTAAATGAAAATATTTAA
- a CDS encoding cell division protein FtsQ/DivIB, which yields MKIFNWTNIRLVFILGLVVFLYSFAQHRNGDRKLKKSEVIFVGENKLFVKPETVNKLLIENKRDASSIRKDELDLNKIEKSIDTQEMVEKSDVFVSIDGVLKARVKQRTPIARIYDGGSSFYIDYEGNKMPLSDNFTARVPLVSGTINKKNNEDLAALFRTIYDDAFLKKNIIAIEIMPNGSLKMFNRNYNYFIDFGRTMNVDQKFRNYKAFFQKAVLDSSLSKYNKIDLRFTEQVVCTK from the coding sequence ATGAAAATATTTAATTGGACAAATATAAGATTAGTATTCATTTTAGGGCTTGTTGTCTTTCTGTATTCGTTTGCCCAACACCGAAACGGAGACAGAAAATTGAAGAAATCTGAGGTTATTTTTGTAGGAGAGAACAAGCTTTTTGTGAAGCCTGAAACGGTTAATAAATTGTTGATAGAAAATAAAAGAGACGCTTCCAGTATCCGAAAAGATGAGTTAGATTTGAATAAAATAGAGAAAAGCATCGATACACAAGAGATGGTTGAGAAATCAGATGTTTTTGTAAGTATTGATGGAGTGCTTAAAGCGCGGGTAAAACAGAGAACACCAATAGCAAGAATTTATGATGGTGGAAGCTCTTTCTATATTGACTATGAAGGAAATAAAATGCCTTTGTCAGACAATTTTACGGCGCGTGTTCCTCTTGTTTCGGGAACAATAAATAAAAAAAATAACGAAGATTTAGCTGCCCTATTTCGCACAATTTATGACGATGCGTTTTTGAAAAAAAACATCATTGCAATAGAAATTATGCCTAATGGTAGCTTAAAAATGTTTAATAGAAATTATAATTACTTCATTGATTTTGGAAGAACAATGAATGTGGATCAAAAATTCAGGAATTATAAAGCTTTTTTTCAAAAGGCTGTTTTAGATAGTTCGTTATCTAAATACAATAAAATTGATCTGAGGTTTACGGAACAAGTAGTTTGCACAAAATAA
- the ftsA gene encoding cell division protein FtsA, whose product MEKDNIAVGLDIGTTKIVAMIGKKNEYGKLEILGIGKSKSLGVARGVVNNITQTIQSIQQAILEAETNSGYKIKDVVVGIAGQHIRSIQHTDYISRNNPEEVIGEKDIQLLIDQVNKLAMLPGEEIIHVLPQEFKIDGQSEIKEPIGMYGGRLESSFHVVVGQASSIRNVGRCIQSSGIELSGLTLEPLASADAVLSQEEKEAGVALIDIGGGTTDLAIFKDGIIRHTAVIPFGGNVITEDIKEGCSIIEKQAELLKIKFGSAWPGENKDNEIVSIPGLRGREPKEISLKNLSKIIHARVVEIIEQVFSEIKAYGHEDPRKKLIAGIVLTGGGAQLKHIKQLVEYITGMDTRIGYPNEHLAGNSSEEISSPLFATAVGLVMNSIENSTQSAVRMEVVNEQPKVVYRNVPPVTQQRYEVEENYVERMETVEQSREVRSNVAVEESTETKIRKSFFDRYVDKIKDFLDNAE is encoded by the coding sequence ATGGAAAAAGATAACATTGCAGTAGGTCTAGATATTGGAACAACCAAGATAGTTGCCATGATAGGCAAGAAAAATGAATATGGCAAATTAGAAATCCTGGGCATTGGTAAATCCAAAAGTCTGGGTGTTGCAAGAGGCGTTGTAAATAACATCACCCAAACTATTCAATCGATTCAGCAAGCTATTCTTGAAGCCGAAACTAATTCAGGTTACAAAATTAAAGATGTGGTTGTGGGCATTGCAGGACAGCACATCAGAAGTATTCAGCATACCGATTACATAAGCCGAAATAATCCGGAAGAAGTTATTGGCGAAAAAGATATTCAGCTTTTGATTGACCAGGTAAATAAACTGGCTATGTTGCCTGGAGAGGAAATTATTCATGTTTTGCCGCAGGAATTTAAAATCGATGGACAATCTGAAATAAAGGAACCAATAGGAATGTACGGCGGAAGACTGGAATCTAGTTTTCACGTTGTAGTGGGGCAGGCATCATCAATCCGAAATGTTGGCAGATGTATTCAAAGCTCAGGAATTGAATTATCAGGATTAACATTAGAACCGTTAGCTTCTGCTGATGCTGTTTTAAGCCAGGAAGAAAAAGAAGCTGGTGTTGCGCTTATCGATATCGGTGGGGGAACAACAGATTTAGCTATTTTTAAAGATGGAATCATTCGTCATACTGCTGTAATTCCTTTTGGAGGGAATGTAATTACAGAAGATATCAAGGAGGGATGTTCTATTATTGAAAAGCAGGCTGAGCTTTTAAAAATAAAATTCGGATCTGCCTGGCCGGGAGAAAATAAAGATAACGAAATTGTTTCTATTCCGGGATTAAGAGGAAGAGAACCAAAAGAGATTTCACTTAAAAATCTATCCAAAATTATTCACGCTCGTGTGGTAGAAATAATTGAACAGGTTTTCTCTGAAATTAAAGCTTATGGACATGAAGATCCACGTAAAAAATTAATCGCCGGAATTGTTCTTACTGGTGGCGGTGCGCAGTTAAAACACATTAAGCAATTAGTAGAATATATCACAGGTATGGATACCAGAATTGGATATCCAAACGAGCATTTAGCTGGTAACTCCAGCGAGGAAATTTCAAGTCCATTGTTTGCAACTGCAGTTGGGTTGGTAATGAACAGTATTGAAAATAGTACACAAAGTGCTGTCAGAATGGAAGTTGTAAATGAGCAGCCAAAAGTGGTTTACAGAAATGTTCCTCCAGTGACGCAACAGCGATACGAAGTTGAAGAAAACTACGTTGAAAGAATGGAAACGGTTGAACAATCAAGAGAAGTTAGAAGTAATGTTGCTGTTGAGGAATCTACAGAAACTAAAATAAGAAAATCGTTTTTTGACAGATATGTCGATAAAATCAAAGATTTTTTAGATAACGCAGAATAA
- the ftsZ gene encoding cell division protein FtsZ: MMSNSEFGSISFDLPKNQSNVIKVIGVGGGGSNAINHMFQQGIKGVDFIVCNTDSQALQNSSVPNKIQLGVNLTEGLGAGANPDVGQQSAIESIADIEKMLDRNTKMVFITAGMGGGTGTGAAPVIAQLAKEREILTVGIVTIPFQFEGKVRQEQALLGIEKLRKQVDSLIVINNNKLREVYGNLGFKAGFSKADEVLATASRGIAEVITHHYTQNIDLRDAKTVLSNSGTAIMGSSVATGENRAKEAIVSALDSPLLNDNKITGAKNVLLLIVSGSDEITLDEIGEINDHIQAEAGYNANIIMGVGEDESLGEAIAVTIIATGFDVEQQNEIVNTEPKKIIHTLEDEQRSVHNLTNRPLASFDLNAETPIAKPEEKVVFDLMEDTNAPVIPTPTTPVAVAPTMNQEELVVMSEFIKNLDVTFEIVSPITDIDFTISTPEVKTFQETQAPQRIFEKQEQTTFSFDLPLFRAEPEVKKEPVVEDNKILFELTNETRNIKVNEPVSFVPVTELSENGIIKYSLEEYMEVENDLIASKPVEKVIEDVIPEELNITLKPKTEFASEPDFSAVSNVSPMELTIEETLRLRAEERRRKLKEFNYKFHNNVSRIDELEKEPAYKRLGIDLSNSQSNNTNSRISVGTDSNNDLQLRSNNSFLHDNVD, encoded by the coding sequence ATGATGAGCAACTCAGAATTTGGAAGCATTTCATTTGATTTACCAAAAAACCAATCAAATGTCATCAAAGTAATAGGTGTAGGAGGGGGCGGAAGTAACGCAATTAATCACATGTTCCAGCAAGGAATAAAAGGTGTAGATTTTATCGTTTGTAATACTGATTCGCAAGCATTACAAAATAGTTCTGTTCCAAACAAAATTCAATTAGGGGTGAATTTGACAGAAGGTCTTGGAGCAGGAGCTAATCCTGATGTAGGGCAACAGTCTGCTATTGAAAGTATCGCTGATATCGAAAAAATGCTGGATCGTAATACCAAAATGGTATTTATTACCGCTGGTATGGGCGGCGGAACTGGTACAGGGGCTGCTCCGGTAATTGCGCAATTGGCAAAAGAGAGAGAAATTTTAACAGTTGGTATTGTAACAATTCCTTTTCAGTTTGAAGGGAAAGTGCGTCAGGAACAAGCACTTTTAGGAATCGAAAAGCTGCGTAAACAAGTAGACTCGTTAATTGTAATCAATAATAATAAATTAAGGGAAGTATACGGAAATCTTGGTTTTAAAGCCGGATTCTCGAAAGCTGATGAAGTATTGGCAACGGCCTCAAGAGGTATTGCAGAAGTAATTACGCATCACTATACTCAAAATATCGATTTACGTGATGCTAAAACTGTTTTGTCAAATAGTGGAACAGCTATCATGGGATCTTCTGTAGCTACTGGCGAAAACAGGGCTAAAGAAGCTATTGTTTCAGCATTGGATTCTCCATTATTAAATGACAACAAAATCACAGGAGCCAAAAACGTATTGTTGCTTATCGTTTCTGGATCAGACGAAATTACGCTGGATGAAATTGGAGAAATCAATGATCATATTCAGGCAGAAGCAGGTTATAATGCCAATATTATCATGGGAGTTGGTGAAGACGAATCTCTGGGTGAAGCTATTGCTGTAACTATTATCGCAACTGGTTTTGATGTTGAACAACAAAACGAGATTGTAAATACTGAGCCTAAAAAAATCATTCATACATTAGAAGATGAGCAAAGAAGTGTTCATAATCTAACAAACAGACCGCTTGCTTCTTTTGATTTAAATGCTGAAACACCTATTGCAAAACCAGAAGAGAAAGTTGTTTTTGATTTGATGGAAGATACAAATGCTCCGGTAATACCTACTCCAACAACTCCAGTTGCTGTTGCTCCAACTATGAATCAGGAAGAGTTAGTGGTAATGTCAGAGTTTATAAAAAATCTTGATGTAACTTTTGAAATTGTTTCGCCAATTACAGATATAGATTTTACAATTTCAACCCCGGAGGTAAAGACTTTTCAGGAAACACAAGCCCCGCAAAGAATTTTCGAGAAGCAGGAACAAACTACATTTTCATTTGATTTGCCTCTTTTCAGAGCTGAACCAGAAGTAAAGAAAGAGCCAGTTGTAGAGGATAATAAAATTTTATTCGAACTGACAAATGAAACCCGTAACATAAAAGTTAATGAACCAGTTTCTTTTGTGCCGGTTACAGAACTTTCCGAAAATGGGATTATAAAGTATTCCTTAGAAGAATATATGGAGGTGGAGAACGATTTAATCGCATCAAAACCGGTTGAAAAAGTGATAGAAGATGTAATTCCTGAAGAATTAAATATCACATTGAAACCAAAAACTGAATTTGCAAGCGAACCTGACTTTTCAGCAGTTTCAAATGTTTCTCCAATGGAATTGACAATTGAGGAAACGTTGCGTCTAAGAGCTGAGGAGAGAAGAAGAAAACTAAAGGAATTCAATTATAAATTTCATAACAATGTTTCCAGAATTGATGAACTTGAAAAAGAACCGGCATATAAAAGATTAGGAATCGATTTGTCGAATTCTCAATCAAATAATACCAATTCAAGAATTTCAGTTGGTACAGACAGTAATAATGATTTGCAGTTGCGTTCAAATAATTCGTTTTTGCACGACAACGTAGATTAG
- a CDS encoding GatB/YqeY domain-containing protein, whose amino-acid sequence MSLQAQIMDEIKTAMKAKDTVALEALRAVKSELLLASTSSGSKEELTEDEEIKLLQRLVKTRKESARIFTEQNRPDLAEPELAQVAVIEKFLPAQLSEEEVEAVIAKIIAETGASGIASMGKVMGLASAQLGGTAEGKTISTIVKKLLS is encoded by the coding sequence ATGAGTTTACAAGCACAAATCATGGATGAGATTAAAACCGCCATGAAAGCAAAAGATACGGTAGCTTTAGAAGCTTTAAGGGCAGTTAAGTCGGAATTATTATTGGCCTCAACATCATCAGGGTCTAAAGAAGAATTAACTGAGGATGAAGAGATAAAACTACTTCAGCGATTGGTAAAAACGCGTAAAGAAAGTGCCAGGATTTTTACTGAACAAAACCGTCCTGATTTAGCTGAACCTGAATTGGCTCAGGTTGCCGTAATTGAGAAGTTTTTGCCTGCTCAGTTAAGTGAAGAAGAAGTGGAAGCTGTGATAGCAAAAATTATTGCCGAAACAGGAGCTTCAGGAATTGCTTCAATGGGTAAAGTAATGGGATTAGCATCTGCTCAACTAGGTGGAACTGCTGAAGGCAAAACCATTTCTACGATTGTTAAAAAATTACTTTCGTAA
- a CDS encoding DUF962 domain-containing protein, with product MKTLEQWFEEYAVSHQNPKNKAIHYVCVPAIYFSIVGLLMSIPSNLIANTLRLKTPIIENWAVAVLLFVLVFYIRLSVAMALKIAVFSAICLIVNHYVSQFVPLWIFSIGVFIIAWIGQFYGHNIEGKKPSFLKDLQFLLIGPAWVVENLFTRKQNS from the coding sequence ATGAAAACATTAGAACAATGGTTTGAAGAATACGCTGTTAGTCATCAGAATCCCAAAAATAAAGCCATACATTATGTGTGTGTACCGGCCATCTACTTTTCTATCGTAGGTTTACTCATGAGTATCCCAAGCAATTTAATTGCTAATACTTTACGACTCAAAACGCCAATAATCGAAAACTGGGCTGTAGCAGTATTACTTTTTGTACTGGTTTTCTATATTCGGCTGTCTGTTGCTATGGCTTTAAAAATTGCCGTTTTTTCAGCTATTTGCCTGATTGTAAATCATTACGTCTCACAATTCGTTCCTTTGTGGATATTTTCAATTGGCGTTTTTATAATTGCCTGGATTGGTCAATTTTACGGACATAATATTGAAGGAAAAAAACCTTCTTTCTTAAAAGACCTTCAGTTTTTACTAATTGGCCCGGCCTGGGTTGTGGAAAATTTGTTTACAAGAAAACAAAATTCTTAA
- a CDS encoding DUF4494 domain-containing protein, whose translation MSAIWYECKVKYRKTDDIGSQKVTTEPYLVDAISYTEAESRINEEMKAYVSEEFKITNIKVANYAEIHPFENADRWFKSKVSLIAFDEESGKERKTNMYILVQANDVKEAYDNTVAVMKNTMGDYTIPAISESPIMDVFPYFSGEEEDLELLERFNTLKASKPELVAAGESQEDYFETENE comes from the coding sequence ATGAGTGCAATTTGGTATGAATGCAAGGTAAAATATAGAAAAACTGATGATATTGGATCGCAAAAGGTCACAACAGAACCTTATTTAGTGGATGCAATATCTTATACGGAAGCTGAAAGCAGAATCAATGAAGAAATGAAAGCTTATGTGAGCGAAGAATTTAAAATCACAAACATAAAAGTCGCAAATTATGCAGAAATTCATCCGTTCGAAAATGCAGACCGTTGGTTTAAATCAAAAGTTTCTTTAATAGCTTTTGATGAAGAGAGCGGAAAAGAACGCAAAACCAACATGTATATACTGGTACAGGCTAATGATGTAAAAGAAGCTTATGATAATACTGTTGCGGTTATGAAAAATACTATGGGAGATTATACTATTCCCGCAATTTCAGAGTCACCAATTATGGATGTTTTCCCTTATTTCAGTGGAGAAGAGGAAGATTTAGAACTATTAGAAAGATTCAATACGCTCAAGGCCTCAAAACCCGAATTAGTAGCTGCGGGAGAATCACAAGAAGATTATTTTGAAACTGAGAATGAATAA
- a CDS encoding TMEM143 family protein, giving the protein MRRENYIPFNKEFLLDQQIAAFAEDQKKVEDFKKLFDIIEHYYHYETFNLNRNLKQNYGLFDPDLSEKEREIYIGKSNYLIFKETLLKVLKNGNYRRVGQETLDKAFKESDLIGLKLSIDLNAFKDYELYVRGQHKIKEKVKKYIFWKKEIEIEYYERVMIYLNYNDADYLTTKKVKLGKMPVDPGSIVLKIFKRVPKNDLETIFPNAIPKMSTTDKLLLWVPGIFGGISLLSAKVIPALINMYEAYRTGEAIDLLNSKTSLNQGLIALGILSAYCFRQYNNFVNKKIRYSKMLSDSLYFKNIGNNSGAFYSLLNSSEEEVLKETILAYSFLHRSKNPLTAKEIDDQIETWFKNKLNTNLDFNTKEALLKLKNIGLGIETNGKWKVIALEDALIKIDELWDNAFNYNQK; this is encoded by the coding sequence ATGAGACGAGAAAATTACATTCCTTTCAATAAGGAATTTTTACTCGATCAACAAATAGCTGCTTTTGCAGAAGATCAGAAAAAAGTAGAAGATTTTAAAAAGTTATTCGACATCATCGAACACTATTATCATTATGAAACTTTTAACCTTAATCGGAACCTAAAACAAAACTATGGCTTATTCGATCCTGATTTAAGTGAGAAAGAACGTGAAATATATATTGGAAAAAGCAACTATTTAATTTTTAAGGAGACACTTCTAAAAGTTTTAAAAAACGGCAACTACAGGCGTGTCGGGCAAGAAACCTTAGATAAAGCATTTAAGGAATCTGATTTAATTGGCTTAAAACTTTCAATAGATCTTAATGCCTTCAAAGACTATGAACTTTATGTTCGCGGGCAACATAAAATCAAAGAAAAAGTAAAAAAATATATTTTCTGGAAAAAAGAAATTGAGATCGAATACTATGAGCGCGTCATGATTTACCTAAATTATAACGATGCTGATTATCTTACTACAAAAAAAGTAAAGCTGGGAAAAATGCCTGTTGATCCCGGATCAATTGTTCTGAAAATTTTTAAGCGCGTTCCTAAAAATGATCTTGAAACGATTTTCCCAAATGCCATTCCAAAAATGTCTACTACAGACAAACTTTTACTTTGGGTGCCTGGAATATTTGGTGGAATTTCATTACTAAGTGCAAAAGTGATCCCTGCCTTGATTAATATGTACGAAGCTTACAGAACAGGAGAAGCTATTGATTTATTAAATAGTAAAACCTCTCTAAATCAGGGATTAATTGCATTGGGAATTTTATCTGCATATTGTTTTCGCCAATATAATAATTTTGTGAATAAGAAAATCAGGTACTCTAAAATGCTTTCTGACAGCCTGTATTTTAAAAATATTGGAAATAATAGCGGTGCATTTTATTCACTTTTAAATTCATCCGAAGAAGAAGTACTCAAAGAAACTATTTTGGCATATTCTTTTTTACACAGAAGTAAAAATCCGTTAACCGCCAAAGAAATTGATGATCAAATAGAGACCTGGTTTAAAAATAAATTAAATACGAATCTTGATTTTAACACAAAAGAAGCCTTACTAAAATTAAAAAACATTGGACTTGGAATTGAAACTAATGGTAAGTGGAAAGTCATTGCCCTTGAAGATGCACTTATCAAAATTGACGAATTATGGGACAATGCTTTTAATTATAACCAAAAGTAA
- a CDS encoding DoxX family protein, with product MKTTETSKLQNFIRIFLGLFMITAAIGHFTFQRDDFQAQVPNWIPLDKDLVVILSGLVEILLGLAMLFLTKYKAKVGIALALFYILIFPGNIAQYVNGTPAFGLDTDQARLIRLFFQPVLIFLALWSTGALFGNKKV from the coding sequence ATGAAAACTACAGAAACATCGAAACTTCAGAATTTCATTAGAATATTCCTCGGATTATTTATGATAACAGCCGCAATAGGTCATTTTACTTTTCAAAGAGATGATTTTCAGGCACAGGTTCCCAATTGGATTCCTCTTGATAAAGATTTGGTGGTAATACTTTCTGGGTTAGTAGAGATACTATTAGGCTTGGCGATGCTGTTTTTAACGAAGTATAAAGCTAAGGTCGGAATTGCACTTGCCTTATTTTACATTTTAATTTTCCCTGGAAATATTGCACAATATGTAAACGGCACTCCTGCTTTTGGTCTTGATACTGATCAGGCTCGCTTGATCCGGTTATTTTTTCAGCCTGTTTTGATTTTTTTAGCGTTATGGTCTACCGGAGCCTTATTCGGGAATAAAAAGGTATAA
- a CDS encoding SulP family inorganic anion transporter: MKKAFQFFDFTQKVNYKNEILAGLTVAMTMIPESLSFAILAGFPPLVGLYAAFIAGLVTAIFGGRPGMISGGAGATVIVLIALMKSHGIEYVFAAVALGGVVQICIGLFKLGKFIRLVPQPVMFGFVNGLAVVIFMSQLEQFKTMVNGQVSWLQGTPLYIMLGLVALTIAIVLIFPKITKTVPASLVAIMVVFALVIVFNIETKTVADIASVEGGFPPFHIPNIPFSFETLKVIFPYSVIVAAVGLTEGLLTLNLVDEITGTRGNSNRECIAQGSSNILNGFFYGMGGCPMIAQTLVNLGAGSRARLSGIIGALTILIIILFGAPVIGKLPMAALVGVMMMVAITTFEWASFKIINKMPKHDIFVGILVALITIVLHNLALAVLIGVIISALVFAWESAKRIRAKHFIDENGIKNYEIYGPLFFGSTAAFLEKFDILNDPDHIIIDFKESRVSDMSAIEALNNLTKKYNQLNKVVELKHLSEDCRQLLKNADAVINVNIVEDPTYKVVS; encoded by the coding sequence ATGAAAAAAGCTTTCCAATTCTTCGATTTTACCCAAAAGGTTAATTATAAAAATGAAATTTTAGCTGGTTTAACGGTTGCTATGACGATGATTCCAGAATCGTTGTCATTTGCTATTTTGGCAGGATTTCCACCTTTGGTAGGTTTGTATGCAGCTTTTATAGCTGGTTTGGTTACGGCAATTTTTGGCGGAAGACCCGGAATGATTTCGGGTGGGGCCGGAGCAACCGTAATCGTTTTGATTGCTCTTATGAAATCGCACGGAATAGAATATGTTTTTGCTGCCGTTGCTCTTGGAGGGGTAGTACAGATTTGTATTGGGCTTTTTAAACTCGGAAAATTTATCAGGCTGGTTCCGCAGCCTGTTATGTTTGGTTTTGTAAACGGATTGGCAGTTGTAATTTTCATGTCGCAATTGGAGCAGTTTAAAACAATGGTTAATGGTCAGGTCTCATGGCTTCAGGGAACTCCTTTGTATATAATGCTTGGTTTAGTTGCTTTGACAATCGCAATTGTTCTTATTTTTCCGAAGATTACTAAAACAGTTCCGGCATCTTTGGTTGCTATCATGGTAGTTTTCGCATTGGTAATTGTTTTTAATATTGAAACTAAGACTGTAGCAGATATTGCTTCGGTTGAGGGCGGATTTCCTCCATTTCATATTCCGAATATTCCATTTTCTTTTGAGACTTTAAAAGTTATATTTCCATATTCAGTAATTGTGGCGGCAGTAGGTTTAACTGAAGGTTTGCTGACACTGAATTTGGTGGATGAAATTACCGGAACAAGAGGAAACAGTAATCGCGAATGTATTGCTCAGGGAAGTTCAAATATTCTTAATGGTTTTTTCTACGGAATGGGAGGCTGTCCAATGATTGCACAGACTTTGGTAAATCTTGGCGCAGGTTCAAGAGCAAGACTTTCAGGAATTATTGGTGCTTTAACGATTTTAATAATCATACTTTTTGGTGCGCCTGTAATCGGGAAATTACCAATGGCGGCCTTAGTTGGCGTAATGATGATGGTGGCAATTACTACTTTTGAATGGGCAAGTTTCAAGATTATCAATAAAATGCCAAAACACGATATTTTCGTTGGAATTTTAGTAGCATTAATAACTATTGTATTGCATAATCTGGCTTTGGCTGTATTGATTGGTGTGATTATTTCGGCTTTGGTTTTTGCATGGGAAAGCGCTAAAAGAATTCGTGCCAAACATTTTATAGATGAAAACGGAATCAAAAATTACGAAATTTATGGACCTTTATTTTTTGGTTCAACAGCAGCTTTTCTGGAGAAATTCGATATTTTGAACGATCCGGATCATATTATTATAGATTTTAAAGAAAGCCGAGTTTCAGATATGTCAGCAATTGAAGCTTTAAATAATCTGACTAAAAAATACAATCAGCTAAATAAAGTTGTCGAATTAAAGCATTTAAGCGAAGATTGTCGTCAATTGCTGAAAAATGCGGATGCGGTTATTAATGTAAATATAGTTGAAGATCCCACTTATAAAGTGGTTTCTTGA